GGGGCGTCGGCTGGACGGCTCGGCCCGCCGCCCGCGGTGGCGGTCGTCAGGCCGGTATGCCTGAGGTGCGCTTGATGAGGGTGTCGAAGACCCTGTCCGGCAGGATTCTGCTGAGGAAAATGAGCGGGCGGGCGCCGAAACCGACGGTGTAGCGGGTGCGGGGGCGGCGGGCGGTGGCGGCCTTGATGACGGCGTCGGCGATGACGGTGGGCGGCGAGGTCCGGCGCGCGTCGGGCCGCGAGCCCTCCTCCAACGAGGTGGCGATGGCGTCGGCCTGTGCCGCGTAGGGTCCCTGCCCCGAGGTGGCGCGGAGCTTGTCCGCGGCGATGGCGCCCCACTCCGTTCGGATCAGACCGGGCTCGATGAGGATGACGTCGATGCCGAACCGCTTCAGCTCCAGGCGCATGGCGTCGCTGAGACCTTCGACGGCGAACTTGCTGGCGTGGTACCAGGCGCCCAGGGGGGTGGCGAACCGCCCGCCCATCGAGCTGATGTTGACGATGGTGCCGCTGCCCT
Above is a window of Pseudofrankia saprophytica DNA encoding:
- a CDS encoding oxidoreductase encodes the protein MARKVALVTGASSGIGENTARCLHEAGFVVYGAARRVDRMAELAATGVHTIALDVTDEVSTQKAVKEILAAEGRIDVLVNNAGYGSYGAVEDVPMSEARAQLDVNLFGLAHLTRTVLPAMRAQGSGTIVNISSMGGRFATPLGAWYHASKFAVEGLSDAMRLELKRFGIDVILIEPGLIRTEWGAIAADKLRATSGQGPYAAQADAIATSLEEGSRPDARRTSPPTVIADAVIKAATARRPRTRYTVGFGARPLIFLSRILPDRVFDTLIKRTSGIPA